Part of the Hippopotamus amphibius kiboko isolate mHipAmp2 chromosome 7, mHipAmp2.hap2, whole genome shotgun sequence genome, CCCTTTTTTGTCAAGGTTCCTACACGAAAGGATTATGGATCCAAAGTCAGTCTCTTCTCCCACCTACCCCAGTACAGCAGACGAAACTCTCTGACCCAGTTTATGAGGTAGGATCTTACGAAATTGTCACAATTTTTAAGTCTGAGGAGTTTTAGTAATTCTGTTTTGAAAGTGACTGGAAACTTGAGGGTGGATCTGTGGGAAGAAGCATGAACACAAGGCAGAACTCTGGAGGAAATGGGGGTGTCTGTGCGAGTGAAGGAGGTTCCTTTTCATCAGGGGCAGGTGGGCGGTAGGTGCTCAAGTTCCCTTGCACAGTGTGTGACACCGCCATCCCATCAGCATCCCATCCTCTGTGATCCACCCAGCCATGGTGCGGCTCGGCCTGCAGTATTCCCAGGGCCTGGTCAGTGGCTCCAATGCCCGGTGCATTGCCCTGCTTCGTGCCTTGCAGCAGGTATGTCCCATCCTGTTCCCTCTTATGACCCAGCCTCACCTTCCCCAACACCCTAGCGTCTCTCACCCAAAGTATTCTCTGGGGGGAAGAGGGAATGACTCCACCTGCAGAAGACTTTCCTCAGAGAAGCTTACCCTATCCCCTTTTCAGAGACTTTTGTCAAGGGGCATTTAGCTGATTACCTTGTGTACCCTATAGGTGATTCAGGACTATGCAACGCCTCCCAGCGAAGAACTGTCAAGGGACCTAGTGAATAAACTAAAGCCCTACTTCAGGTAAGGACAACCACTGCACATCCACTCTTAGCCCCCACCTTGCTCAGTCCTTTTCTTGGActctttttcttgctcttctacctctattttctttttctgtcttctctttaaaagaaaatgtttttaaatatgagaGCTTCGTGAGCTATGACGGGTTGCACAGATGCAAGGTGTTGTTGTTGTAGCTTCCTGACTCAGTGCCGCCCCCTGTCAGCGAGCATGTACAACGCCATCAAGTTCCTTAACAAGGAGATCACTGGTGTGAGCAGCTCCAAGCGGGAAGAGGAGGTGATGAGTATGAGGAATGAGCAAGGCATGCACCCGGGGGATAGAACTGGAAACATGTTCGGGACTCCCAGGAGGGGCAACTCTCTGGTCTGCCTGGTCAAGGGTTAAGGAGGTGGTTGGACTGTGTGACCTGGGCCCCCTTTAGGCCCACCATTATATACATATTCAAGCATCCAGCAtgataatcaaaggaaaaaaaaaaggtgtccaTTTTTTGTTCCCTAAGTATCTTACTCCATTTAGGCCAAGTCAGAACTTCGAGCAGCCATTGATAGATATGTACGAGAGAAGATTGTGCTTGCGGCTGACGCAATCTCACGCTTTGCTTACGAGAAGATCAGTAATGGAGATGTGATCCTGGTATATGGATGGTATGGGCCAGACCCTATGACTGAGAAAATTGGGGAGTGAAATGATCTGAAGAAGGGAGTTCCCCTTTGCCCTTTAGGTGTGAGCCGACCATCAGTCAGTGACATTTATAACTGAATCCTCCTCTCCATTCACTGCAGCTCATCTTTGGTATCACGAATTCTTCAGGAGGCTTGGGCTAAGGGCCGGCGGTTTCGGGTGGTAGTGGTGGATAGTCGGCCACGGCTGGAGGGAAAGCACACGCTACGTTCTCTCATCCGTGCTGGGGTCCCTGCCTCCTATGTGCTGATTCCTGCTGCTTCCTATGTGCTCCCAGAGGTGAGGGCAGAGAACAGGGACTCCAAAGTTGGATAAAAGTAGTATAGACATAGTCTCGCCTTCCCAACATTATGATTATGTAGAAATACtagaattatatatttatgtttatatttaataggAGAAACATCTGCAACATGTTATATAGCATGTCTAGCTCTTGCAAGAACCTTATGTTAAACTAGCAGCCACAAGAGGGAACAGGGCAAAAGTAActtcagagtttatttttttttttgtgggcgGTGTGATGAGTTAATGGTCAGGTGTTTTCCAAGAGCCATTATTAAGATTTGTTACTCATCATCTTCATATTGTTGTCCTGGGTAGGAGTTGGAAACCTTATTCTGCATTGGTCACACATGACATTGTTTTTCCTTGTCTCTACTGTCCAAAATAGGTTTCTAAGGTGCTATTGGGAGCTCATGCACTCCTGGCCAATGGGTCTGTGATGTCACGGGTAGGGACGGCACAGCTGGCCCTGGTGGCACGGGCTCATAATGTGCCAGTGCTGGTCTGCTGTGAAACGTACAAGTTCTGCGAGCGTGTGCAGACTGATGCCTTTGTCTCTAATGAGCTAGGTAAGGAGGCCCAGGAGGGCAGAAGAGAAGGTTCCAGGGACCTGAGGAGatttgggagggagagggaaggttgaattacagcttatttttttttaagtacataaaAGGGTACACCTCCCATTGCAGATGACCCTGACGACCTGCTGTGTGAGCGAGGAGAGCGTGTGGCCCTGGCTGACTGGCAGAACCACTCATCCCTACGGTTGTTGAATCTGGTCTATGATGTGACCCCCCCCGAACTGGTGGATCTGGTGATCACAGAGCTGGGGATGATCCCTTGCAGTTCTGTACCTGTTGTCCTCCGAGTCAAGAGTAGTGACCAGTGAGTGGGGGAACACAGGGTCAATAAATGACATACTTCCTACACATAGCAACTCtgctgccttttctctcttttagcATCGCCACCACTTAGGAGTCCAGACTCTCCAGCCCCTCTTAGCACCTGCTACCAACCTCAGACAAATCTTTATGAAGATGCTCTCAGGTGATTAGCTCCATGCCAGTGCTTTGGGGCCAAAGTGAAGGTCAGTAGGAAACCAAAAGTGAGCCAAGTCATCAACCATTTAGTGGCCATCTATGTGGCAGACACCGAGCTAGATATGGGGAGGAGTATAAGGACAAATAACAGTCCTATCCTTAGCATTTtagtattattatattaatatttatattaaaccaATACattgatatttatattaaatagctACACaataatatattaacattttgtaTCTTTAGTATTAAGTACTTATTGTGTGTCATAAACTGTTGTAgttcatttcttattcatttaggAAGATTAATACCACTCTATGAAGTGTAAAAACAGatggaaaactgaggtacagagtggttaagttacttgcccaaggtaacACTAACTAAACTGGCCTGTGATCTCAGGCATTCTGGATCTAGAGACTGTGCCTTTAATTTTTATGCTATCTGCCATTAAGGAGTACTCATCATGATGGAGGAAGACACGATATCTATAGTATGAGGTAAATTCTGCTAGTAGTATGAACAGAGTTCATTGGAAGCAACTCAGGATGTTGCCAGGAGATCTAGTGAGGTTGGAGAAGACTTCACAGGTAACATCTGACCTAGTCTTTGAAGGATAAGAAGTTTCCCAGTTGGAAAAGAAGGAGAATGCAGATCACCAGAGGAAATAGACTACAGAACAGGCCTTAAAATGACTGGCCAATTCCAAAGTGTCAAGTAGTGTGGTAAAGCTTAGAACCGAGGCTTATGTGGACAATTAGTGATAAAGCTGCTAACAGAGGTTGGATTGGGTCCAGATTGTGAGAGTCTAACCATTGTGGTTAGCCTAAAAAAATGGAAGAGTcatccattttgtgtgtgtatgtgtgtgttttattgaaaaatttcaAGCAGCATAGAACTGCAGTGAACTATGCAAAGAATCCTCATCACCAAATGCGGTAATTATCAAGATTTGCCAcatatgctttctttttgtttccctttttttccttgctgAAGTTGCATTAGAGCAAATCCCAGTCATTATATCATTTTACTCCTCCAAACGTCAGTATGTCtctaaaaaatatagaaacttaTCGTCATTACACTTATTAAATTTTTCCGTATTGTCCAATCCATAATCAAATTTCCTTGATTGTTTCCAAAGTGGCTTTTTACAGTTGAATCAAGATCCAAACAAATGCTTACATTACATGTGGTTattttgtcttaaattttttGTAATCAAAAGCAGTCTCCCcaactctttcttttctcatgaCGTTGACTTGTTCCAGGAACCAGGTTGATTATGTTTCATACTGCCTCACCATCAGGTTGGTTGGTCCATTTTCAATGATGAATGGGTCCAGGTGTTTTAAAGTTTCCCAACAAACTTTCATTTAGTGGTTTTATCCACTTTTGATTGTTGCCTGAATTATCTCATTAGAGGATGCAACATGGTAAATTTTTTCCTGGCTATGTCATTACACAATTACTAGCTGATAATCTTCTATAAAGAACTTCCTCTTGTCAGTGACTATTCTGAATTACAATTCATACTGGAAAGGCAAGATAAAtgcttaattctttctttttaattgccgGTTCTTAGGAATTGATCACTAGTTACTTACAGTGGCATATACAATGAGAAGTTGTTGAATTTTTGGCTTTCTCTCTATAAAGATCTTTATGAATTCATAGTTTTTTACATATGAGCATACCACTCAATCATCAAAATTAAGCAGAGGTTCAACAGGGTCAGCTCTGTGCTTTAGAAAGGTAACTGGTAGAGATTAGAGGCAGAGAAACAGATCAGTTAAAAAAAGATTGCCtatcagtcaaaatcacaaatGCACCTAAACTTTGGTCCAGTGAttctgcttctaggaatttatgcTAGCCATATAGTTGCACATTTGAAGTAACTTAGATACAAGGTTATTTAtaacagcattgtttataatagcaaaagactggaaaccaCCTAGATATCCATTAATAACAAGGACTAAATTATACTCCATTCATATGATTACATACTAAGCAATCATAACAAAGAATAAAGGTTTTTATATACAGAAACGGAATAGTCTCCAAGGTACACTTGTTTAAAGAAGTAAGGTGCAGGACAGTGTGTGTAGTTGCTATTTGCATTTAAGAGGGGAAATattccctagtcggggaactagatcccacatgctccccagtgtggccaaaaagtaaaaaaaaaaagggggggtgggggagatatatatatgtatttgcgtgtgtataaatacagaacaTATCTTGGACTTGTAACAAGAGAAGTGCCTGGGTGGATGTGGTctgggaggctggagagagaggtggAAGGTACTCTTCACTTTATACCctatgtatcttttgaattttgagcCATGTGAGTGTCTTATCCCCCAAATAAGTacaattattaatataaaaaagattTTGCAAAAGTTGAAGTCAAAGATAGTCTCATCTGAGGCAACAGGAATGGAGAAGAGTCAGATTTGTTCGTTACAGAAGTAAATGCTTgaaaaagttcttaataaaaaaagataaagaaataaataagtgcttAAAGTTGTAAAGTTGGGAGCTGTCCATCGGACAAGCATTGAAAATACCATGTATTAGAGGAACTGCAGCCTCGGCTGCACCCAATTTTGCACTCAGAGGAGACGGTCCTAAGTCACAGCGCAGCCTTAGCTTGTCTTTAGCCCACTTAAGGCGAATGGGATGGGATTACCCTTGCTCCAGCTTTTAAATCTTAGCTAGCTTCTCCTAtgcttttcttaaatgttttgtgtAACCAAGGGAATTTAATAGATGAGATTATCTGAGAAGAGAATCCGTATTGAAACATCCTGAACTCCACTAGTCGGTATACGGAAACCTGTGAGATTTACACGGCTTTAAATGCCTTAGGAAAGGGCGGAAGTTTGTTACATTCTTTCTCCACCCGCATCCTACCTCCCAGAGAGGGAATGGGGCAAGGCCTACGACCAAGGGGAGGGTCCAAGCCCGAGGATCACTTGAGCAGAGCGTCCCCAGGCCAGGTTTTTCTACTGCGCCTCCCCTTCACTGTGTTTCTGTCTTGGGTCCACCCTCGACTTCACTAGTGGCTGGATCTGCTGGGAGCTGCCCCGCGGCGGAAGCCGGAGTTCGGGCGGCCGGAGGCAAGGATTCCTTTGTCTCCCAGTTTTCGGCTCGACAGTGCCGGGGTTGCAGGTAAATACTCTCACGTCAGCCCGGCCTTGCCCGCCACAGGCCGGTAGTCTCGACAGAAAGCCAGGATTCAGCGCTCGGGAGCGACACTCAGGCCTGGGCACCCGCACTCTCGAGGCTCCTGTAGAAGCCGCGTGGGAACCCGCGGGGGCGCGACGACCGTCACCGCGCAGCCGTCAGTCTTCCCTTCGGGACACTGCAATTCCCATAAGGCCATGCAGCGTCCCCTGCGCCGCTAAGACCCGGGAGCCGCGCCCGCTGCCACAGGGCTCGGGGACGCTCGCCGCACTGCATTATGGAATACATAGTCTAATAGAAAACGTCCTGGGGCACAAACTCGGCGACCAAGTCCACGTGTTTACCTGGTGCACTGGGGGGACGTCAATGAAGAGTAGCTACGAGATTTCGTCATAAAACGGCGACCAGACAGGCGGCGCCATCTTCGAACTTGGACTTCCGGAAGGACTTTGGCGACGGTGAGTGTACCGCAGCGGGGTGTGCGGGGCCCCACGATTACTACCCCCCTTACTTTTTTGGTAGCACTAAGATGTTGGGAACCAACTCCAGCTCCGCTTTTCCGCCTGTGCACAGCATCGCGACTTCCAGCCCCTGAGCGCCTACGGAAACCGTCGTGCTCCCCACCTCCCTAACCCACGGTGGCAACCGTGCATCCCCCATCTCTGCTCTCCTCGGGTCTCGCCTTCTTTCCCCACGCGGTGTCCGTAACACCTCATCCTGTGTCCTGGCCCGGGCGCTGCCTACGTTGCAACTCTCGGACTCTGCGAACCTACTGTAGTCCTCAGCTTTAGGAAACTCCGGGCTCGCTTCCCGAACAGGCTAGTGGTAAAAGCTACCCCCACGCCCAGGACTGAGGAAGGGCAGGCGGTCACCCCTAGAGTGGTAGCGGGTCAGTCTTCTCATTCTGCTGTGTTCCAGCCTCTTCCTGGGTGAGGTTCTTCTAACCCCGGGGGTTGTGCCCCGCGCGCTGCAACCTCATTGGCGCAGCCAGGGGCCAGTTATGTTTCCCTATCTAGTCCTTTTATCCCGCAGCAACTTGGCTTTCTgttggggaagggagaggtggtGACTTCAGCTTCACCCGCGGCAACTCACTTTATTAGAGAGGTGCAGGCTATGGCCAAGCCCTATGGCCCCTGCAGCATGTTATTACACAAACTTGTCGTTCCGGTGTCTTTCTTTTTGCCACCCCTTCTTATCAACTGTAgtattgttttcttaatagttttctttaaattgatttAATTTAAAGGTTTAAGTGCTTTAGTCTTGATCTAAGCAATGTGGATGAAACCATGGCTTTCATAaactagttaatttttttttaattcaagttaaaataaaaacacagtcaAGGAAATCGTTTATTTTTGTATCTCAGAAATCATCTTGCATACTAGCAGTTGTACCATAGGAACACTTTGGGAAACAATGTATTAGACCAAACAGTGTGTGTAAAGTAATTCCACACCTGAGGAGCAGTGTTTTCTAATCATTTTCGAGGTCTGGGGAGATCAGGCTGGCAGCCTTGGAGCAGCATGGGAACCAGACAAGTTGGGGTGCAGATGTAAAATTTTATAAGCTCTGGTACAGATTTACTAAATATCCTTTACTTGTGTCCAGGATTTGTATTGTGAAGTCAAAAATGGAAATTAACCACCACAATCTGCTGCTGCTTTCTATGAGAAGTGAATCCTTATAGAGATTTTTGTACCTTGAGAAGTTAATTGTTCAATCAACAAAAGTTAGTTATCGCATTTACCACGTACCAGGTTCTGGATACAATAGTGAATCAGATAGACAAGATCCCTATCTTATGAAACTTTTAGGGAAGATGGACATGGAATAAGTAAATACCCATGAATTCCAGATGGAGTAGGGAATGCCTTTTTAACACACaaacaggaattccctggtggtccagtggttaggactccacacttccactgcagggggcacgggttctgtccctggttggggaactaagatcccacatgcagcagggccaaaaaaaaaaaaaaaaaaaaaaaagacacatacagaaGTCATAAAGGAGAAGATTGAGAAATTTAACTCATAAAATTTAACTTCAGTTTAGCAAGAAACATTataagcaaaaatttttaaaaggtagatacagagagaaaatatttgcagcataACTCCACAGATCAATAAGGAAATGATCAATTTATCCTATAGAAATATGGGCAAATTAGGTGTATCGGCAATTCATAAAAGACATAGATGTCCAACATATAAAAAGAAGTGGCTAACCTCAATTATTATCAGGACAATGCAAGTAAATGCAGTAGGGAAGAATTCTTTCGCCCATCATATTGGCAAAAATGGAAGATTGACAAGGGGTGGTAAAATGGGTACACCCAATTATACAATTAGTAGGAGTATAAATTGATTTTCATCTTGGTGTCCTGTTTGGCAGTAtctattaaattttgaaatgtgtaTACCCTTTAACCCAGTGCAGTAATTCCACCTCAGGTGATtattctagaaaaataatttctcattaATGAAGAGATCTATACTAGAATATTCATTGCAGTAGTATTTGTGATATAATCCAATTACCCATTAAATGGGAAATATCCAAATAAAGTATAATCATATGGAACACCATATAGTAACGAAGAATGAGATAGATGCATGTGTACTGATAACGGAAAAATCTTTAAGATGTGGAAATTCTCTTAACTGATCTCCATTTAACTAGCTCCCTCTGTTAACTGACATTCTCCATTTCCTGTGTAAAGCATGCAAACCGATGCCCATGACACGCTGAATTCTCGAAGCCTATAGGTTTTTTTCCTATAGGCCTGGTTACTCTAACTAGTTGAACTGAATGCTTGCCAAGAGTCATTGTATTGGTTCCCAACATTTTTAATGTCACTTGATTTGTTGctatatttatgtaattatatatttaaattttaaggaaatttgaGTATGTAAGAGTTACTGTTTCTATTAAAACTAAGTTGAAACATGGGAGATACACAGGtgttttattgttattctttATTATATTCTACACACATTTAGAAGTATTTTGTATCAACTAAAGGTTTTATAAAGACaattctaaaaaggaaaagaaagcaaactaaATTGAATACTTTGGAAAGACAAAAGTGAGTGTGCAAACAAGAAAAAAGCTGCCACATAGGTGTAAGACAATTGTAAAAGACTGAGGAAATTTTGTAAACATCTGGAAGATTACTGCACTTGAATTGTCAAGAAAAGAGAATGTTTCAAGAAACAAGTGGTAAGGAGCCTTGGTGCTGCTGAGAGGTCAAGCTAAACAAGACTGAGAAGTGTTTATTGGGCTGATTGACACAACAGTTATTGATCACTTTAGCTTCAGTGATGAGTTGAGGGCAATATTTTAGGATGAAGCAGGATAATTAAAACATCAAGGACAGACAACGCAAAGTTTGACTGTGAGAGGGAGGAGGATATTAGTTGGAGAACTGTGGGTTGAAGGATAGTTGTATTTGTGTtaggatgaaaattaaaaaacagttaaattctgtttatttttttaaatttatttaatttttttgggggggtggggtggggcggtaCTGCACatacggcatgcaggatcttaattcctccactagggattaaacctgtgtcccttgcagtggaagcatggaaccctaaccactggaccaccagggaattcccattaaaTTCTGTTTAGAAGGAGCTAATAGAAAGGAAAAGCATaaacatcttcagtttctttgggtggggcaggagggggcatAGGGCAATGCAAGTGGAAAGTTTGGCTTTAGAAAGTGGATGAGGGGCTCAGAGGCAGAAAGTGTTAGGTTATTTGACAAGAAATTAAGGTATTTTTAACTTGtgaggatatttatttatttatttttagaacttttattgagatgcagttaacagacaataaacagcatatatttagagtgtacaatttggtatcccaatctcacaattcatcccccccaaccctccccgctttccccacttggtgtccatgtgtttgttctctacatctctgtctctatttctgccttgcatttcctctttcatagttgttagcatttgtcttatgtattgaggtgttcctatattgggtgcatatatatttataattgttatctccttttcttggatggatcccttgatctttatgtaatgtcctttcttgtctcttgtaacattttttattttaaagtctgttttatctgatatgactattgctattccagctttcttttgactttcatttgcatggaatatctttttccatcccctcactttccatctgtatgtgtgcctgggtctgaagtgggtctcttgtagacagcatatatatgggtcttgtttttgtatccattcagccagtctgtgtcttttggttggtgcatttagtccatttacattcaaggtaataatcgatatgtatgttcctattaccattttcttttttattaattaattaatttatttattattggatgcgttgggtcttttttgctgtgagcgggctttctttttagttgcggtgagtgggggctactcttcgttgtggtgtgcaggctcctcattgccatggtttctcttgttgcggagcacaggctctaggcacgtgggctccagtagttgtagcacatgggttcaatagttgtggctcacaggctctaaagtgcaggctcaatagtggtggcgcacgggcttagttgctccgcggcatgtgggatcttcctggagcagggatcgaacccgtgtcccctgcgttggcaggcggattctcaaccactgcaccacctgggaagcccccattaccattttcttaattgttttgtttttgtttctgtaggtccttttcttctcttatgtttcccgcttagagaagttcctttagcatttgtcgtagggctggtttggtggtgctgaattctcttagctgttgcttgtctgtaaagcttttgatttctccatcgaatctgaatgagatccttgctgggtagaatattcttgggtgtaggttcttccctttcatgacttgaaatatatcatgccactaccttctggcttgcagagtttctgctgagaaatcagctgttacccttatgggaggtcccgtgtatgttatttgtcgtttttcccttgttgcttttaataacttttctctgtctttaatttttggcaatttgactactctatgtcttggcgtgtttctcctagggtttatcctgcctgggactctctgcgcttcctggacttgggtagctatttcctttcccatgttagggaagttttcaactataatctcttccaatattttctcaggtcctttctctctctcttctccttctgggacccctagaatgtgaatgttggtgtgtttaacattgtcccagaggtctcttaggctgtcttcagttcttttcgttcttttttccttattcttttttgcatcagtgattttcaccattctgtcttccaggtcacttattcgcccttctgccttggttaatctgctattggttccttctagtgtatttttcatttcagttattgtgttgcatatctctgtttgtttgctctttaattcttctaggtctttagtaaacttttcgatctttgcatccagtcttttttcaaagtcctggatcatcttcaccatcattattctgaattctttttctgtaagggtgcct contains:
- the EIF2B4 gene encoding translation initiation factor eIF-2B subunit delta isoform X9; its protein translation is MVRLGLQYSQGLVSGSNARCIALLRALQQVIQDYATPPSEELSRDLVNKLKPYFSFLTQCRPLSASMYNAIKFLNKEITGVSSSKREEEAKSELRAAIDRYVREKIVLAADAISRFAYEKISNGDVILVYGCSSLVSRILQEAWAKGRRFRVVVVDSRPRLEGKHTLRSLIRAGVPASYVLIPAASYVLPEVSKVLLGAHALLANGSVMSRVGTAQLALVARAHNVPVLVCCETYKFCERVQTDAFVSNELDDPDDLLCERGERVALADWQNHSSLRLLNLVYDVTPPELVDLVITELGMIPCSSVPVVLRVKSSDQ
- the EIF2B4 gene encoding translation initiation factor eIF-2B subunit delta isoform X6, whose protein sequence is MTEDSGSGMKAELAPRPGAGGREMTQEEKLQLRKEKKQQKKKRKEEKGAELETGSAVSAAQCQVGPTKELPGLDGQLGAAKEKVPAGRSKAELRAERRAKQEAERALKQARKGDQGGPPSQACPSTAGETPSGVKRLSEHSQADEPTLLRRLVKKPERQQVPTRKDYGSKVSLFSHLPQYSRRNSLTQFMSIPSSVIHPAMVRLGLQYSQGLVSGSNARCIALLRALQQVIQDYATPPSEELSRDLVNKLKPYFSFLTQCRPLSASMYNAIKFLNKEITGVSSSKREEEAKSELRAAIDRYVREKIVLAADAISRFAYEKISNGDVILVYGCSSLVSRILQEAWAKGRRFRVVVVDSRPRLEGKHTLRSLIRAGVPASYVLIPAASYVLPEVSKVLLGAHALLANGSVMSRVGTAQLALVARAHNVPVLVCCETYKFCERVQTDAFVSNELDDPDDLLCERGERVALADWQNHSSLRLLNLVYDVTPPELVDLVITELGMIPCSSVPVVLRVKSSDQ
- the EIF2B4 gene encoding translation initiation factor eIF-2B subunit delta isoform X4, translated to MAAVAVAVREDSGSGMKAELAPRPGAGGREMTQEEKLQLRKEKKQQKKKRKEEKGAELETGSAVSAAQCQVGPTKELPGLDGQLGAAKEKVPAGRSKAELRAERRAKQEAERALKQARKGDQGGPPSQACPSTAGETPSGVKRLSEHSQADEPTLLRRLVKKPERQQVPTRKDYGSKVSLFSHLPQYSRRNSLTQFMSIPSSVIHPAMVRLGLQYSQGLVSGSNARCIALLRALQQVIQDYATPPSEELSRDLVNKLKPYFSFLTQCRPLSASMYNAIKFLNKEITGVSSSKREEEAKSELRAAIDRYVREKIVLAADAISRFAYEKISNGDVILVYGCSSLVSRILQEAWAKGRRFRVVVVDSRPRLEGKHTLRSLIRAGVPASYVLIPAASYVLPEVSKVLLGAHALLANGSVMSRVGTAQLALVARAHNVPVLVCCETYKFCERVQTDAFVSNELDDPDDLLCERGERVALADWQNHSSLRLLNLVYDVTPPELVDLVITELGMIPCSSVPVVLRVKSSDQ